One window of the Eucalyptus grandis isolate ANBG69807.140 chromosome 6, ASM1654582v1, whole genome shotgun sequence genome contains the following:
- the LOC104448209 gene encoding splicing factor, suppressor of white-apricot homolog isoform X2: MDLEVVGRHALLFDDDPMAAFVNSPAALVDWHSLSIDRYDVRHLLSAPPPPRKARRPPPPSAAAADSSMEAELDRERYLDLPPPPTADEQEPHAETGTETANDGGYRAVAFSYGNPNDAMDQKTTDADSGYCPPFPVPEYLLQNLPPTEKVHQIIARTAMFVGKHGGQSEIILRVKQGDNPSFGFLMPDHHLHAYFRFLVDHQELLNSDAEEKSIEGENTVDGGQEDTGGALSLLGATYGSGEDEDETTELRPELEEDKPKEVNVVTEPSSDGLDCKESTTDVAGKEKPILKQPPHSSTKEKASAVKKNRSTSTVKAGAECATKKGGATLSNTAAMKTSLPSSKKVEQISLEPPSDVKRLVDKIVEFIVKNGEAFGSVLIEQDKNQGRFPFLLPSNQYYPYYLKVLRKAQQSKLPGKKLSPEKIDAAGHEVEKNAALFKDSDSQSIGSDIPYESDRKGKFKMVIGKSKKDGQDQPSKDHQQQMGVSVDAAAAVAILQAARRGFKNPTLGGFPKMSLDANSHAQGSESAEASSFAPLENSDKKAENSISLPSDEAIARTAAVVAASEADSSEACLTKEQKLKAERLKRAKMFAALLKSGAAPSKTQLSRGLSVEPPDSGVSGSAGVPNASGQEREGGSFPADFGSSDISQKSERKASGNEQNERRSKRKYRSRAERHKEEEDEEGQEEEEEEEQEESGDKNEERDHKHSRKKRRSHGSHRSKERHGHRKGHRHRDDSSDDKHHQHQHDSLDNEQRHHRHRHRHDTSDEEQQDSRHRNRHDSSIDDKHDGSSDDRWRHSRCWNRHDSFDDKHDGSSDDNKHKPHRRHKHNGSLDDEEQHRRNSRRHRDYSDNETDRNKSRKHRKSHSGRKELEEGEISAGSGESKAPGTDGIAREASAGLSNTSQAPRAPSQPPEASEVPNDLRAKIRAMLMATM, from the exons ATGGATCTCGAGGTCGTCGGGCGCCACGCGCTCCTTTTCGACGACGACCCCATGGCGGCGTTCGTGAACTCGCCGGCCGCCCTCGTCGACTGGCACTCCCTTTCCATCGACCGCTACGACGTGCGCCACCTCCTCTCagccccgccgccgcctcgcaAGGCGCGACGCCCCCCGCCCCCGTCGGCGGCCGCGGCGGACTCCTCGATGGAGGCGGAGCTCGATCGCGAGAGGTACCTGGatctgccgccgccgccgacggccGATGAGCAAG AACCACATGCAGAAACTGGGACAGAAACAGCGAATGATGGTGGATATCGTGCTGTGGCATTCTCATATGGAAATCCTAATGATGCCATGGATCAGAAGACAACAGATGCTGATTCTGGATACTGTCCTCCATTCCCAGTTCCGGAATATTTGCTTCAGAACCTG CCTCCAACTGAGAAGGTACATCAGATCATTGCAAGAACTGCCATGTTTGTTGGTAAACATGGTGGGCAATCAGAGATTATTTTGAGGGTGAAACAGGGTGACAACCCATCGTTTGGGTTCTTGATGCCGGATCACCATCTTCATGCATACTTCCGGTTTCTTGTTGATCACCAAGAACTTCTTAACTCTGATGCGGAAGAAAAATCTATAGAAGGCGAGAATACAGTGGATGGTGGGCAGGAGGATACTGGTGGTGCACTGTCTTTGCTTGGTGCTACATATGGATCTGGAGAGGATGAAGACGAAACAACTGAGCTGAGGCCTGAACTGGAAGAAGACAAGCCTAAGGAAGTCAATGTTGTTACTGAGCCCAGTTCTGATGGATTGGACTGTAAAGAGTCAACCACTGATGTAGCTGGGAAGGAAAAACCAATTTTGAAACAGCCACCACATTcatctacaaaagaaaaagcttctGCAGTTAAAAAGAATCGCTCTACTTCTACAGTTAAAGCTGGAGCTGAATGTGCAACAAAAAAAGGTGGTGCAACCTTGTCCAATACTGCTGCTATGAAGACTTCTTTACCAAGTTCAAAGAAGGTTGAGCAAATCTCTTTGGAGCCTCCATCTGATGTGAAGCGATTGGTCGATAAAATAGTGGAGTTCATTGTGAAAAATGGAGAGGCATTTGGGTCTGTTCTAATTGAGCAAGATAAAAACCAGGGCAGGTTTCCCTTTCTTCTGCCGTCTAATCAGTATTATCCTTACTACTTGAAAGTGCTTCGAAAAGCTCAACAG TCAAAGTTACCAGGAAAGAAATTGAGTCCGGAGAAGATTGATGCAGCAGGTCATGAGGTGGAAAAGAATGCTGCACTCTTCAAGGACAGCGATAGTCAATCAATTGGATCAGATATACCATACGAGTCAGACCGCAAAGGGAAGTTTAAGATGGTAATTGGCAAGAGTAAGAAGGACGGTCAGGATCAACCTTCCAAAGACCACCAACAGCAAATGGGGGTAAGTGTTGATGCAGCTGCGGCTGTTGCTATACTTCAAGCCGCTAGACGGGGATTTAAGAATCCCACTCTGGGTGGCTTCCCAAAAATGTCATTAGATGCTAACAGTCATGCACAAGGCAGTGAGAGTGCAGAGGCTTCAAGCTTTGCCCCTCTCGAAAATTCAGATAAGAAAGCTGAAAATAGTATTTCTCTCCCATCTGACGAGGCTATTGCAAGGACTGCAGCTGTTGTGGCTGCGAGTGAGGCGGACTCCTCTGAAGCATGCTTGACTAAAGAACAGAAGCTAAAGGCTGAAAGGTTGAAACGTGCAAAGATGTTTGCAGCCTTGTTGAAGAGTGGAGCTGCACCATCAAAGACTCAACTATCACGAGGCTTGTCGGTTGAGCCACCTGACTCTGGAGTTTCTGGTTCAGCTGGGGTTCCAAATGCTTCCGGCCAGGAAAGAGAGGGCGGTTCCTTTCCAGCTGACTTTGGCAGCTCAGATATCAGTCAGAAGTCTGAAAGAAAAGCATCAGGGAATGAGCAAAATGAACGACGTTCAAAGAGAAAGTACCGTTCAAGAGCAGAAAGAcacaaagaagaggaagatgaggaagggcaagaggaggaggaagaagaagaacaagaagagagTGGAGATAAAAATGAAGAGAGGGATCACAAGCACTCAAGGAAGAAGAGACGATCTCACGGTTCACACCGCAGTAAAGAGAGGCATGGGCACCGGAAAGGA CATAGGCACAGAGATGATAGCTCGGATGACAAACACCATCAGCATCAACATGATAGCCTTGATAACGAGCAGCGGCATCACCGTCACCGGCATAGACATGATACCTCTGATGAAGAGCAGCAGGATAGCCGTCATCGGAATAGACATGACAGCAGCATTGATGATAAGCATGATGGCTCTTCTGATGACAGGTGGCGGCATAGCCGTTGTTGGAATAGACATGACAGCTTTGATGATAAGCATGATGGATCATCTGATGACAATAAGCATAAGCCCCATCGTCGGCACAAGCACAATGGCTCTTTGGACGACGAGGAGCAGCACCGCAGGAATAGCCGCAGACATCGTGACTACTCCGACAACGAGACAGACCGTAATAAATCCAGGAAGCATAGGAAATCTCACTCAGGAAGGAAGGAGTTGGAGGAAGGGGAGATAAGTGCAGGATCGGGCGAGTCGAAAGCGCCTGGGACTGATGGAATTGCAAGAGAAGCATCAGCGGGTTTATCAAATACGTCTCAAGCACCGAGGGCACCATCTCAGCCCCCTGAGGCCTCTGAGGTTCCCAATGATCTTAGAGCAAAGATTCGAGCTATGTTGATGGCAACCATGTAA
- the LOC104448209 gene encoding splicing factor, suppressor of white-apricot homolog isoform X1, whose product MDLEVVGRHALLFDDDPMAAFVNSPAALVDWHSLSIDRYDVRHLLSAPPPPRKARRPPPPSAAAADSSMEAELDRERYLDLPPPPTADEQEPHAETGTETANDGGYRAVAFSYGNPNDAMDQKTTDADSGYCPPFPVPEYLLQNLPPTEKVHQIIARTAMFVGKHGGQSEIILRVKQGDNPSFGFLMPDHHLHAYFRFLVDHQELLNSDAEEKSIEGENTVDGGQEDTGGALSLLGATYGSGEDEDETTELRPELEEDKPKEVNVVTEPSSDGLDCKESTTDVAGKEKPILKQPPHSSTKEKASAVKKNRSTSTVKAGAECATKKGGATLSNTAAMKTSLPSSKKVEQISLEPPSDVKRLVDKIVEFIVKNGEAFGSVLIEQDKNQGRFPFLLPSNQYYPYYLKVLRKAQQSKLPGKKLSPEKIDAAGHEVEKNAALFKDSDSQSIGSDIPYESDRKGKFKMVIGKSKKDGQDQPSKDHQQQMGVSVDAAAAVAILQAARRGFKNPTLGGFPKMSLDANSHAQGSESAEASSFAPLENSDKKAENSISLPSDEAIARTAAVVAASEADSSEACLTKEQKLKAERLKRAKMFAALLKSGAAPSKTQLSRGLSVEPPDSGVSGSAGVPNASGQEREGGSFPADFGSSDISQKSERKASGNEQNERRSKRKYRSRAERHKEEEDEEGQEEEEEEEQEESGDKNEERDHKHSRKKRRSHGSHRSKERHGHRKGHSSSKDKESWHRHRDDSSDDKHHQHQHDSLDNEQRHHRHRHRHDTSDEEQQDSRHRNRHDSSIDDKHDGSSDDRWRHSRCWNRHDSFDDKHDGSSDDNKHKPHRRHKHNGSLDDEEQHRRNSRRHRDYSDNETDRNKSRKHRKSHSGRKELEEGEISAGSGESKAPGTDGIAREASAGLSNTSQAPRAPSQPPEASEVPNDLRAKIRAMLMATM is encoded by the exons ATGGATCTCGAGGTCGTCGGGCGCCACGCGCTCCTTTTCGACGACGACCCCATGGCGGCGTTCGTGAACTCGCCGGCCGCCCTCGTCGACTGGCACTCCCTTTCCATCGACCGCTACGACGTGCGCCACCTCCTCTCagccccgccgccgcctcgcaAGGCGCGACGCCCCCCGCCCCCGTCGGCGGCCGCGGCGGACTCCTCGATGGAGGCGGAGCTCGATCGCGAGAGGTACCTGGatctgccgccgccgccgacggccGATGAGCAAG AACCACATGCAGAAACTGGGACAGAAACAGCGAATGATGGTGGATATCGTGCTGTGGCATTCTCATATGGAAATCCTAATGATGCCATGGATCAGAAGACAACAGATGCTGATTCTGGATACTGTCCTCCATTCCCAGTTCCGGAATATTTGCTTCAGAACCTG CCTCCAACTGAGAAGGTACATCAGATCATTGCAAGAACTGCCATGTTTGTTGGTAAACATGGTGGGCAATCAGAGATTATTTTGAGGGTGAAACAGGGTGACAACCCATCGTTTGGGTTCTTGATGCCGGATCACCATCTTCATGCATACTTCCGGTTTCTTGTTGATCACCAAGAACTTCTTAACTCTGATGCGGAAGAAAAATCTATAGAAGGCGAGAATACAGTGGATGGTGGGCAGGAGGATACTGGTGGTGCACTGTCTTTGCTTGGTGCTACATATGGATCTGGAGAGGATGAAGACGAAACAACTGAGCTGAGGCCTGAACTGGAAGAAGACAAGCCTAAGGAAGTCAATGTTGTTACTGAGCCCAGTTCTGATGGATTGGACTGTAAAGAGTCAACCACTGATGTAGCTGGGAAGGAAAAACCAATTTTGAAACAGCCACCACATTcatctacaaaagaaaaagcttctGCAGTTAAAAAGAATCGCTCTACTTCTACAGTTAAAGCTGGAGCTGAATGTGCAACAAAAAAAGGTGGTGCAACCTTGTCCAATACTGCTGCTATGAAGACTTCTTTACCAAGTTCAAAGAAGGTTGAGCAAATCTCTTTGGAGCCTCCATCTGATGTGAAGCGATTGGTCGATAAAATAGTGGAGTTCATTGTGAAAAATGGAGAGGCATTTGGGTCTGTTCTAATTGAGCAAGATAAAAACCAGGGCAGGTTTCCCTTTCTTCTGCCGTCTAATCAGTATTATCCTTACTACTTGAAAGTGCTTCGAAAAGCTCAACAG TCAAAGTTACCAGGAAAGAAATTGAGTCCGGAGAAGATTGATGCAGCAGGTCATGAGGTGGAAAAGAATGCTGCACTCTTCAAGGACAGCGATAGTCAATCAATTGGATCAGATATACCATACGAGTCAGACCGCAAAGGGAAGTTTAAGATGGTAATTGGCAAGAGTAAGAAGGACGGTCAGGATCAACCTTCCAAAGACCACCAACAGCAAATGGGGGTAAGTGTTGATGCAGCTGCGGCTGTTGCTATACTTCAAGCCGCTAGACGGGGATTTAAGAATCCCACTCTGGGTGGCTTCCCAAAAATGTCATTAGATGCTAACAGTCATGCACAAGGCAGTGAGAGTGCAGAGGCTTCAAGCTTTGCCCCTCTCGAAAATTCAGATAAGAAAGCTGAAAATAGTATTTCTCTCCCATCTGACGAGGCTATTGCAAGGACTGCAGCTGTTGTGGCTGCGAGTGAGGCGGACTCCTCTGAAGCATGCTTGACTAAAGAACAGAAGCTAAAGGCTGAAAGGTTGAAACGTGCAAAGATGTTTGCAGCCTTGTTGAAGAGTGGAGCTGCACCATCAAAGACTCAACTATCACGAGGCTTGTCGGTTGAGCCACCTGACTCTGGAGTTTCTGGTTCAGCTGGGGTTCCAAATGCTTCCGGCCAGGAAAGAGAGGGCGGTTCCTTTCCAGCTGACTTTGGCAGCTCAGATATCAGTCAGAAGTCTGAAAGAAAAGCATCAGGGAATGAGCAAAATGAACGACGTTCAAAGAGAAAGTACCGTTCAAGAGCAGAAAGAcacaaagaagaggaagatgaggaagggcaagaggaggaggaagaagaagaacaagaagagagTGGAGATAAAAATGAAGAGAGGGATCACAAGCACTCAAGGAAGAAGAGACGATCTCACGGTTCACACCGCAGTAAAGAGAGGCATGGGCACCGGAAAGGACATTCTTCTTCTAAGGACAAAGAGTCTTGGCATAGGCACAGAGATGATAGCTCGGATGACAAACACCATCAGCATCAACATGATAGCCTTGATAACGAGCAGCGGCATCACCGTCACCGGCATAGACATGATACCTCTGATGAAGAGCAGCAGGATAGCCGTCATCGGAATAGACATGACAGCAGCATTGATGATAAGCATGATGGCTCTTCTGATGACAGGTGGCGGCATAGCCGTTGTTGGAATAGACATGACAGCTTTGATGATAAGCATGATGGATCATCTGATGACAATAAGCATAAGCCCCATCGTCGGCACAAGCACAATGGCTCTTTGGACGACGAGGAGCAGCACCGCAGGAATAGCCGCAGACATCGTGACTACTCCGACAACGAGACAGACCGTAATAAATCCAGGAAGCATAGGAAATCTCACTCAGGAAGGAAGGAGTTGGAGGAAGGGGAGATAAGTGCAGGATCGGGCGAGTCGAAAGCGCCTGGGACTGATGGAATTGCAAGAGAAGCATCAGCGGGTTTATCAAATACGTCTCAAGCACCGAGGGCACCATCTCAGCCCCCTGAGGCCTCTGAGGTTCCCAATGATCTTAGAGCAAAGATTCGAGCTATGTTGATGGCAACCATGTAA
- the LOC104448209 gene encoding splicing factor, suppressor of white-apricot homolog isoform X3, whose translation MSKPHAETGTETANDGGYRAVAFSYGNPNDAMDQKTTDADSGYCPPFPVPEYLLQNLPPTEKVHQIIARTAMFVGKHGGQSEIILRVKQGDNPSFGFLMPDHHLHAYFRFLVDHQELLNSDAEEKSIEGENTVDGGQEDTGGALSLLGATYGSGEDEDETTELRPELEEDKPKEVNVVTEPSSDGLDCKESTTDVAGKEKPILKQPPHSSTKEKASAVKKNRSTSTVKAGAECATKKGGATLSNTAAMKTSLPSSKKVEQISLEPPSDVKRLVDKIVEFIVKNGEAFGSVLIEQDKNQGRFPFLLPSNQYYPYYLKVLRKAQQSKLPGKKLSPEKIDAAGHEVEKNAALFKDSDSQSIGSDIPYESDRKGKFKMVIGKSKKDGQDQPSKDHQQQMGVSVDAAAAVAILQAARRGFKNPTLGGFPKMSLDANSHAQGSESAEASSFAPLENSDKKAENSISLPSDEAIARTAAVVAASEADSSEACLTKEQKLKAERLKRAKMFAALLKSGAAPSKTQLSRGLSVEPPDSGVSGSAGVPNASGQEREGGSFPADFGSSDISQKSERKASGNEQNERRSKRKYRSRAERHKEEEDEEGQEEEEEEEQEESGDKNEERDHKHSRKKRRSHGSHRSKERHGHRKGHSSSKDKESWHRHRDDSSDDKHHQHQHDSLDNEQRHHRHRHRHDTSDEEQQDSRHRNRHDSSIDDKHDGSSDDRWRHSRCWNRHDSFDDKHDGSSDDNKHKPHRRHKHNGSLDDEEQHRRNSRRHRDYSDNETDRNKSRKHRKSHSGRKELEEGEISAGSGESKAPGTDGIAREASAGLSNTSQAPRAPSQPPEASEVPNDLRAKIRAMLMATM comes from the exons ATGTCAA AACCACATGCAGAAACTGGGACAGAAACAGCGAATGATGGTGGATATCGTGCTGTGGCATTCTCATATGGAAATCCTAATGATGCCATGGATCAGAAGACAACAGATGCTGATTCTGGATACTGTCCTCCATTCCCAGTTCCGGAATATTTGCTTCAGAACCTG CCTCCAACTGAGAAGGTACATCAGATCATTGCAAGAACTGCCATGTTTGTTGGTAAACATGGTGGGCAATCAGAGATTATTTTGAGGGTGAAACAGGGTGACAACCCATCGTTTGGGTTCTTGATGCCGGATCACCATCTTCATGCATACTTCCGGTTTCTTGTTGATCACCAAGAACTTCTTAACTCTGATGCGGAAGAAAAATCTATAGAAGGCGAGAATACAGTGGATGGTGGGCAGGAGGATACTGGTGGTGCACTGTCTTTGCTTGGTGCTACATATGGATCTGGAGAGGATGAAGACGAAACAACTGAGCTGAGGCCTGAACTGGAAGAAGACAAGCCTAAGGAAGTCAATGTTGTTACTGAGCCCAGTTCTGATGGATTGGACTGTAAAGAGTCAACCACTGATGTAGCTGGGAAGGAAAAACCAATTTTGAAACAGCCACCACATTcatctacaaaagaaaaagcttctGCAGTTAAAAAGAATCGCTCTACTTCTACAGTTAAAGCTGGAGCTGAATGTGCAACAAAAAAAGGTGGTGCAACCTTGTCCAATACTGCTGCTATGAAGACTTCTTTACCAAGTTCAAAGAAGGTTGAGCAAATCTCTTTGGAGCCTCCATCTGATGTGAAGCGATTGGTCGATAAAATAGTGGAGTTCATTGTGAAAAATGGAGAGGCATTTGGGTCTGTTCTAATTGAGCAAGATAAAAACCAGGGCAGGTTTCCCTTTCTTCTGCCGTCTAATCAGTATTATCCTTACTACTTGAAAGTGCTTCGAAAAGCTCAACAG TCAAAGTTACCAGGAAAGAAATTGAGTCCGGAGAAGATTGATGCAGCAGGTCATGAGGTGGAAAAGAATGCTGCACTCTTCAAGGACAGCGATAGTCAATCAATTGGATCAGATATACCATACGAGTCAGACCGCAAAGGGAAGTTTAAGATGGTAATTGGCAAGAGTAAGAAGGACGGTCAGGATCAACCTTCCAAAGACCACCAACAGCAAATGGGGGTAAGTGTTGATGCAGCTGCGGCTGTTGCTATACTTCAAGCCGCTAGACGGGGATTTAAGAATCCCACTCTGGGTGGCTTCCCAAAAATGTCATTAGATGCTAACAGTCATGCACAAGGCAGTGAGAGTGCAGAGGCTTCAAGCTTTGCCCCTCTCGAAAATTCAGATAAGAAAGCTGAAAATAGTATTTCTCTCCCATCTGACGAGGCTATTGCAAGGACTGCAGCTGTTGTGGCTGCGAGTGAGGCGGACTCCTCTGAAGCATGCTTGACTAAAGAACAGAAGCTAAAGGCTGAAAGGTTGAAACGTGCAAAGATGTTTGCAGCCTTGTTGAAGAGTGGAGCTGCACCATCAAAGACTCAACTATCACGAGGCTTGTCGGTTGAGCCACCTGACTCTGGAGTTTCTGGTTCAGCTGGGGTTCCAAATGCTTCCGGCCAGGAAAGAGAGGGCGGTTCCTTTCCAGCTGACTTTGGCAGCTCAGATATCAGTCAGAAGTCTGAAAGAAAAGCATCAGGGAATGAGCAAAATGAACGACGTTCAAAGAGAAAGTACCGTTCAAGAGCAGAAAGAcacaaagaagaggaagatgaggaagggcaagaggaggaggaagaagaagaacaagaagagagTGGAGATAAAAATGAAGAGAGGGATCACAAGCACTCAAGGAAGAAGAGACGATCTCACGGTTCACACCGCAGTAAAGAGAGGCATGGGCACCGGAAAGGACATTCTTCTTCTAAGGACAAAGAGTCTTGGCATAGGCACAGAGATGATAGCTCGGATGACAAACACCATCAGCATCAACATGATAGCCTTGATAACGAGCAGCGGCATCACCGTCACCGGCATAGACATGATACCTCTGATGAAGAGCAGCAGGATAGCCGTCATCGGAATAGACATGACAGCAGCATTGATGATAAGCATGATGGCTCTTCTGATGACAGGTGGCGGCATAGCCGTTGTTGGAATAGACATGACAGCTTTGATGATAAGCATGATGGATCATCTGATGACAATAAGCATAAGCCCCATCGTCGGCACAAGCACAATGGCTCTTTGGACGACGAGGAGCAGCACCGCAGGAATAGCCGCAGACATCGTGACTACTCCGACAACGAGACAGACCGTAATAAATCCAGGAAGCATAGGAAATCTCACTCAGGAAGGAAGGAGTTGGAGGAAGGGGAGATAAGTGCAGGATCGGGCGAGTCGAAAGCGCCTGGGACTGATGGAATTGCAAGAGAAGCATCAGCGGGTTTATCAAATACGTCTCAAGCACCGAGGGCACCATCTCAGCCCCCTGAGGCCTCTGAGGTTCCCAATGATCTTAGAGCAAAGATTCGAGCTATGTTGATGGCAACCATGTAA
- the LOC104448209 gene encoding splicing factor, suppressor of white-apricot homolog isoform X4: MFVGKHGGQSEIILRVKQGDNPSFGFLMPDHHLHAYFRFLVDHQELLNSDAEEKSIEGENTVDGGQEDTGGALSLLGATYGSGEDEDETTELRPELEEDKPKEVNVVTEPSSDGLDCKESTTDVAGKEKPILKQPPHSSTKEKASAVKKNRSTSTVKAGAECATKKGGATLSNTAAMKTSLPSSKKVEQISLEPPSDVKRLVDKIVEFIVKNGEAFGSVLIEQDKNQGRFPFLLPSNQYYPYYLKVLRKAQQSKLPGKKLSPEKIDAAGHEVEKNAALFKDSDSQSIGSDIPYESDRKGKFKMVIGKSKKDGQDQPSKDHQQQMGVSVDAAAAVAILQAARRGFKNPTLGGFPKMSLDANSHAQGSESAEASSFAPLENSDKKAENSISLPSDEAIARTAAVVAASEADSSEACLTKEQKLKAERLKRAKMFAALLKSGAAPSKTQLSRGLSVEPPDSGVSGSAGVPNASGQEREGGSFPADFGSSDISQKSERKASGNEQNERRSKRKYRSRAERHKEEEDEEGQEEEEEEEQEESGDKNEERDHKHSRKKRRSHGSHRSKERHGHRKGHSSSKDKESWHRHRDDSSDDKHHQHQHDSLDNEQRHHRHRHRHDTSDEEQQDSRHRNRHDSSIDDKHDGSSDDRWRHSRCWNRHDSFDDKHDGSSDDNKHKPHRRHKHNGSLDDEEQHRRNSRRHRDYSDNETDRNKSRKHRKSHSGRKELEEGEISAGSGESKAPGTDGIAREASAGLSNTSQAPRAPSQPPEASEVPNDLRAKIRAMLMATM, encoded by the exons ATGTTTGTTGGTAAACATGGTGGGCAATCAGAGATTATTTTGAGGGTGAAACAGGGTGACAACCCATCGTTTGGGTTCTTGATGCCGGATCACCATCTTCATGCATACTTCCGGTTTCTTGTTGATCACCAAGAACTTCTTAACTCTGATGCGGAAGAAAAATCTATAGAAGGCGAGAATACAGTGGATGGTGGGCAGGAGGATACTGGTGGTGCACTGTCTTTGCTTGGTGCTACATATGGATCTGGAGAGGATGAAGACGAAACAACTGAGCTGAGGCCTGAACTGGAAGAAGACAAGCCTAAGGAAGTCAATGTTGTTACTGAGCCCAGTTCTGATGGATTGGACTGTAAAGAGTCAACCACTGATGTAGCTGGGAAGGAAAAACCAATTTTGAAACAGCCACCACATTcatctacaaaagaaaaagcttctGCAGTTAAAAAGAATCGCTCTACTTCTACAGTTAAAGCTGGAGCTGAATGTGCAACAAAAAAAGGTGGTGCAACCTTGTCCAATACTGCTGCTATGAAGACTTCTTTACCAAGTTCAAAGAAGGTTGAGCAAATCTCTTTGGAGCCTCCATCTGATGTGAAGCGATTGGTCGATAAAATAGTGGAGTTCATTGTGAAAAATGGAGAGGCATTTGGGTCTGTTCTAATTGAGCAAGATAAAAACCAGGGCAGGTTTCCCTTTCTTCTGCCGTCTAATCAGTATTATCCTTACTACTTGAAAGTGCTTCGAAAAGCTCAACAG TCAAAGTTACCAGGAAAGAAATTGAGTCCGGAGAAGATTGATGCAGCAGGTCATGAGGTGGAAAAGAATGCTGCACTCTTCAAGGACAGCGATAGTCAATCAATTGGATCAGATATACCATACGAGTCAGACCGCAAAGGGAAGTTTAAGATGGTAATTGGCAAGAGTAAGAAGGACGGTCAGGATCAACCTTCCAAAGACCACCAACAGCAAATGGGGGTAAGTGTTGATGCAGCTGCGGCTGTTGCTATACTTCAAGCCGCTAGACGGGGATTTAAGAATCCCACTCTGGGTGGCTTCCCAAAAATGTCATTAGATGCTAACAGTCATGCACAAGGCAGTGAGAGTGCAGAGGCTTCAAGCTTTGCCCCTCTCGAAAATTCAGATAAGAAAGCTGAAAATAGTATTTCTCTCCCATCTGACGAGGCTATTGCAAGGACTGCAGCTGTTGTGGCTGCGAGTGAGGCGGACTCCTCTGAAGCATGCTTGACTAAAGAACAGAAGCTAAAGGCTGAAAGGTTGAAACGTGCAAAGATGTTTGCAGCCTTGTTGAAGAGTGGAGCTGCACCATCAAAGACTCAACTATCACGAGGCTTGTCGGTTGAGCCACCTGACTCTGGAGTTTCTGGTTCAGCTGGGGTTCCAAATGCTTCCGGCCAGGAAAGAGAGGGCGGTTCCTTTCCAGCTGACTTTGGCAGCTCAGATATCAGTCAGAAGTCTGAAAGAAAAGCATCAGGGAATGAGCAAAATGAACGACGTTCAAAGAGAAAGTACCGTTCAAGAGCAGAAAGAcacaaagaagaggaagatgaggaagggcaagaggaggaggaagaagaagaacaagaagagagTGGAGATAAAAATGAAGAGAGGGATCACAAGCACTCAAGGAAGAAGAGACGATCTCACGGTTCACACCGCAGTAAAGAGAGGCATGGGCACCGGAAAGGACATTCTTCTTCTAAGGACAAAGAGTCTTGGCATAGGCACAGAGATGATAGCTCGGATGACAAACACCATCAGCATCAACATGATAGCCTTGATAACGAGCAGCGGCATCACCGTCACCGGCATAGACATGATACCTCTGATGAAGAGCAGCAGGATAGCCGTCATCGGAATAGACATGACAGCAGCATTGATGATAAGCATGATGGCTCTTCTGATGACAGGTGGCGGCATAGCCGTTGTTGGAATAGACATGACAGCTTTGATGATAAGCATGATGGATCATCTGATGACAATAAGCATAAGCCCCATCGTCGGCACAAGCACAATGGCTCTTTGGACGACGAGGAGCAGCACCGCAGGAATAGCCGCAGACATCGTGACTACTCCGACAACGAGACAGACCGTAATAAATCCAGGAAGCATAGGAAATCTCACTCAGGAAGGAAGGAGTTGGAGGAAGGGGAGATAAGTGCAGGATCGGGCGAGTCGAAAGCGCCTGGGACTGATGGAATTGCAAGAGAAGCATCAGCGGGTTTATCAAATACGTCTCAAGCACCGAGGGCACCATCTCAGCCCCCTGAGGCCTCTGAGGTTCCCAATGATCTTAGAGCAAAGATTCGAGCTATGTTGATGGCAACCATGTAA